ATTCTGCACCGCTCCTGAAATTCGCCATAATATCGTGAATTTCGGATGCGAGCTGATTGCCACCTTCGTGCTTATGTTCTCCGTCTTCTATATTACCGGGGCCGAACTCATGTCAGACGTGGATTCAACCACCCCGATCGGGCTCGGTTCCATCGGGGCCATTCCCGTATCGTTCATTGTTTGGGTCATCGGTCTTTCCCTAGGGGGAGTCACCGGCTATGCCATCAATCCCGCCCGGGACCTCGGACCGAGAATCATGCATGCCATCCTGCCCATTCCGGGCAAAGGCAATAGTGGCTGGGATTATGCATGGATCCCCATCGTCGGACCATTAGCAGGATCGCTTGTTGCAGCACTTCTGTATATCAGTTTATAAAGTTACAAGGTTCATAAAGTTTATAACGTACAACATACTAAAACTTTATGGACCTTACTCTATTGGGGGACTGTCTGACAAGTTTATTTGAAACAACTACCCCCTCTAACTATTCAGATCCTCCTCCACTAGATCTTCGGGATCCATCGAACCGTAGCGTTCTGCAATTTGGTCAAACACACCCCACAACTCTTCAATAGTAGGAGCTTGTAACATTTGAATCCGCAAGTCCCGGAAATGAGGCAAGCCTTTAAACATACAGGCCATGTGTCGCCGCATATGGAACAAACCTCTCACCTCATCCAACCATTCCATGGACAACAAAATCTGTTCCTTGATGATCTCTATCTGGGCCGGAACCGACAATTCCGGTAATATCTCTCCTGTGGACAAATAATGCTTGATTTGCTCGAAAATCCAAGGTTTCCCGATCGTGGCACGCCCGATCATCACCCCGTCAACGCCATAACGTTCAAAAGCTTCTTTCACCTTCTGTGGTGAATCTATATCCCCGTTCCCGATAATCGGGATCTTAATACGAGGATTTTGTTTTACCCGGGCAATCGGTTCCCAGTCCGCCTCTCCTTTATACATCTGCGAGCGGGTCCGCCCGTGAATGGCCAACGCACTGATCCCGACATCCTGCAAGCGCTCCGCCACGTCATCAATGATAATATTCTCGCAATCCCATCCCAAACGGGTCTTTGCCGTCACCGGAATTTTCACCGCCTGCACGATCTGTTTGGCCATCTCCACCATCAAAGGAACATCCCGGAGCATTCCTGCCCCCGCCCCTTTGGCGGCCACCCGTTTCACCGGACAACCGAAATTTATATCTATAAAATCGGGCTGAACCTCTTCAACTATTTTTGCCGCCTCAACCATGGAATCAATAAACCGTCCATAAATCTGTATCGTCACCGGACGTTCATTCTCTTCTATCGTCAACTTCTTAACCGTCTTGTTAATAGAACGCACCAATGCATCCGCCGACACGAATTCCGAATAGAGCCAGTCGGCCCCATAGCGTTTACAGAATTTCCGGAAAGGGGGATTGGTAACCTCTTCCATCGGGGCCAGAATCAACGGCCGATCTCCTACATCTTTTCCTCCGACAATCATCTTCAATTAAATAAGTTTTGCCACAAAAATAATAATTTCTATCTTTAACTCACGAAATAAAGAGAATGGATATGTCGATACTTAAAATTATACTTATCGGAATCCTCTGTCTGGCTCCGGAAAAAGACGGTTGGGTGAGAATAAACGGGGATAACTATATCTCGTTCTCGTTCCCCAGTCGCGGAGAACGTTTTAAGAAAGAGGTAAACAATATGCGGTCATGGATATTCCAGACCAAAAATATTACCTGTGTGTTCGGAGCCGTTTGTACCCAGCTCACCAAAGAAAAAGGCGTGCTGGACGAGTACACGATCAACCAGCTATACATCTCCATGAAAAAAGAATCTGTCTCCATGCCCACGGCAAAACTCACCGGGGAGAAAAGGATTCCCGACGTGGACATGGACATCCGGGAAATATCTTACACCATCATGAAAGACGGGGAAGAAATGACGTATTTCAAACGATTTATCTTCCGGGACAATTGCATGTACCAACTCACGATAGGCGGGAAAACTGAAGACTTGGAAGAACTCGAAAGCCAGAGAGACAAGTTTTTCAACTCGGTCAAATTTGATCAAAACACGCGTAAATAAACAGCTTACAATATAATATCATGAAAAGTATTATTATCACCTTGACCTTATTATGCAGCTTTTCCTTTTTTTCTCAGGCAGAAAAAACGAATCAAGCCGATACCATAAAGAACGTACATCTTCAGGAAAAACGAGAAAAAGGAGAAGTCTGGAAAACGCAAGTGCTAAGTGATCCTCTCCATAGTAGGGTATATCAACGCAGCCAGAATCCGCGTTTCCGAGGACACTGGAGCGGTTTCAACCTAGGCTTTGCCGATTTCTCTATTAGTAATGAACAACTGGATGAAGCCGGAGATTATTTAGATTTGGAACGTAAAAATTCACTCGTCATGCAATTCAACATGTTCCAGTATAGCATGCGCCTCAACAAGCTAAACAACATCGGTTTAGTTACCGGTTTGGGATTAGAGTATCAACGTTTCCGCTTTGCTAACAAAAACAGCATCGAACGAGGTGACGGCGGACAAATCTACCCGATGGAAGTTGAAAACGTCAAAAAGAGTTCTTTCAAGAACCTTTACCTGACCGTACCTCTTATCTTCGAATGGCAATTCCCGGCCAAGAAATACCAACGTGCCTACGTGGCAGCCGGAGTGATGGGCGGTTTAAGATTACATACCAAAACAAAAGTCGTTTACAAAAACGAAAACGGTGATACCCGTCGCATGAAAAATTCCGGTAATTATAGTATGAACCCGGTAAAAGCAGATGCCGTGGTTCGTGTCGGATATTACAAACTGGCATTATGGGGAAGTTACACTCTTACGAACATGATGGAAAAGAACAAAGCCCCCGAAATCCACCCGTACACAATCGGGTTTGGGGTAAATTTCTAAGCTAAATACAAGGGAAAGTCAAAATTAGTAAAGTGACGGGCGTCCTTCGGACAGAATCCATCGGCAGCAAAGCTGTCATAGACAAAACGCCTTTGAAAAAACAACTACCCCCTCCAACTCCCCCTTACACAGGGGGATAGCTGATTACCAAGCGGTTTCTCCTCCTGTGTAAGGGGGAGCCAGAGGGGGTAGCTTGTAGATACTGGATAAGACTTTTGGACACTCCCTTTTACTTATTCCCCGAAAATCATTTCCAGTTCCTTATCCAACTCCTTGGAATCCCCCAAGTAGCGCCCCACAATCCTCCCCTCCTGATCAATGAGTACCTTCGTCGGGAAAGTAGTTACGGAAAATAACCTCACCACATCACACCCTTCCTGCCCTTCATTATTCAATATCTGGGTCCATGTCATCTTATCTTCCTCAATTACTTTTAGCCAATTATCCCGAAATTTCATATCATTCTCCTGCGCCACATTGATAAAATACACCCCCTTGGGTGCATACTTCTCATGTAATTCCACTAGATGCGGATGAGATCGACGACACGGAATACACCATGTCCCCCAAAAGTCGATAAGAACATATTTCCCCTTCAAATCAGACAAACGAATGGTATTCCCTTTTTTATCTACCTTCGAAAAATCCGGAGCAGGCTGTCCCGGTAATGATTTTTTCGTCATGGCAATCTGTTCTGACGTACTCTTCCCCATCTCCGTATTTCTCACCCTTTCACTTAAATTCAGAAACAATTGCTCATATTTTTCAAAAGGCAGAGACGTACGGACACCGGGTAACAAATGAAGTGATACATAGCTATCCGGATTCAACGGGATAAATTCATACTCCATTTGTTGACACGCTTCCCGAATGGCACTGATTTCTTGTTTTAATGGCTCCTTATCCACATCTTCCGAAGAATACAACACCCGCATCAGTTCCCATTTCTTTCGTTCCAACGGCCCCTTTTTGCCCCACAGCCGCATATAGTCCTCATTCACTTTTCCCCCGTCAATTCGAGCAATAGGCCATCTCTCTCCATCAAACTGCACACGAATCCTTTGCCCCATTTCAGCAAAAAAATTGATTGAAGGAGATGGAATAATTCCATCTCCATAAGTAATTCTCTGCGCAGGATCATCATTAATAATAGACACTAACGTGTATTCCGGCGCCGAAATCTCAACCTCTCCCTTACCATTCTTTAAAGGTACTTTTTCCCCCTTGAACTCTCCGCCTGCCATCCACACGATCCGAACAGTATCAAGCGGGTAATTCTCTGCCGTGATGATCACCTTCGTTGTGTCATTCGAGACACAACCCGTTACCATTCCCACGACTATCCAAAATAGAAAAATGACTATTTTTTTCATCTGAACGATTTTAGTAATTAATTACTACCCGTATCATGGATTTTGCTCCCACCCCGGATTAAATTCCATCACATATTCCGGAATACGCACGGTCAACCGGTTCTCTGTAAGGGTATAAGTTTTCCCATCAAAGGTTCTTGTTTTCTCGATCAAGGCACTCCCCACCGGATCATTCCATAAACGCCGCATATCAAGCCAACGATGTCCTGTTGCAACAAACTCCTTTATTCTCTCCTCCAATACCCACCTTAAAATAACCTGTGAATCAGAAGATGACAATTCTGTATAAGTTGCAGGAGTGAGACGATTCTCCCTCAATTCATTAAGATACTTCAACGCTTCGGTTGTCCGGTTACTTCGCGCATAACACTCGGCTATCATCAAATAGATGTCAGGCATCGAAATACCCGTGTTCGAATAATGCCCCTCCTTAATCACCCGATCAGGCTCATCCGCATCCGTCCCTGTTTTACTAAGCATCAATTCCTTCCTTCTGTCCCCATCAGCGGGAAACAAACTCATCAGATGATTCGATGCCAGCACAGCAATAGATCCGGTATAAAGAGAACCTTTCGTGGGATCGAACATATATTCATTGATCATCACATCTTCCACGTCAGCGACCGGGTCATAAACCGAGGGTAACCCGGATGGGTCGTAAGGCGTCGGTGTCGCATTCTGGTAATTAAAAAGAGCATAGCTATAATTAAACCGGGAAGTCGTCGTCGCCAGTAGTTCAAAGAAATTCTCCAACTCGGTCAAAGCACGCCCGTACTCATTCATGTGATAAAGCACCTTTGCTTTTAACCCGATAACATTCAACCCCGCGGCTTGATAGCGGGATGCCTTTGTCGGGTGGGGCGGCAAATACTTGATAGCAGAATCCAAATCTCTGATGATAAAGTTGTACACTTCCCGAACAGGCGTTCTCTCCCGTTTGGTTTCCGTCACGTCATTTTTCTGAATAACGGGAATACCGGGATCACTTTCATTAGCCAAAGCATAAGGTTTCGCATAGACACTGACAAGATTGAAATAAGTCAAAGCCCTGTACGCTCTCGCCTCCGCCTCGATCACCAATAAATTCCCCATCGCCTCGTTCGGCACATTCCTCACTTCGTCAACAATTTTATTGAACGTGTAAATCATCCCATATTGCTGGTTCCAATGTGTGTTACTCATCGTCTGGTCGTATATCTCATCGCTCCATAGATATGCCCTCCGGAACTGTTCATTCCCGGACCAGCTATTGTAGAAACTCTTAGACCAGTAAACATCATCCCCCATAACGGCAAGAATCGGGTTCGCATTATATTTCAGATAAAACGGATAAAGCATATTTTCGTAATCCTCAATAAAGGTAGGAATCGACACGCTTGATGAAGGTGCAACATCCAGAAAGTCATCACACCCGGCAGAAAAAAACATCACCACCACGGACACCAGACAAATGAATGTTTTATGACATTGTTCCGTCAAGATGCTCCATTTATTTATTATTGTATTATATCTCATAGCATTTGGATTAAAAATGAACGTTCAATTTCAACATATACTCCGGCCCGTATTTCAATGTCCGCTGTCCCCCGATCATCGAACCCACAAATCTCGGATCAACCCCTTCCTTATTCGCTTTCCAGCAATACGGGTTAGACACCTGCACGCTCAACATACATTGTTTCAACTTCAACGGGCTCACTATCGAACTTGGCAAATTATAACTCAACGTGATATCGTTGATATAAATGTACGATGCGTTGATAATATTAATATCCGCCGCCGGGTAGTACTCACGAACGTGTCTGGACTCCCCTACCGGCAACCATCTGGGTACATTCGTATCATCCCCGGCCTTTCTCCAAGCATGCTTCATATCCTTGTGAATCGGGTTCTTCCAAATATCCCCATTCAAGGCCTGACTATACAATAAACGTCCGCTGATATTCGTACCGGGAACATCATCTCTCATCTTATGTCCCAAATTATAAATAATCTGTATCGAAAGAGTCAAGTTTTTATAAGAGAACGTGTTGGAAAGACTTCCGGTAAAAGGAGGCTGGGCCGTTCCGGAATGTACGAGAGCATTAATATCACTGATTGCCTTATCAGTCGCCTGCCCGTTCTCATCATAGACCGTCGGTTCCCCGATCTCGTTCAGTCCCGCCCATTTATACGAGAAGATACTGTACGCCTCATATCCCTGTATAAAAACAGGCTGGTAGGTACTGATATACTGCGTGATATTCGGTTCCACGTAAATATCGACAACTTTATTCCTATTATAAGCAAAATTGAAACTGGAACTCCATTTAAAATCATTCTTTGCAATATTGATGGAACTCAACATGATCTCGATTCCCGTGTTCCTCATCTTACCGATATTGGTTGAGATCGTGGCAAAACCTCCTGTCGGGTCTATCGTCTGTTGTCCGATAAGATCATTTGTATTCTTCCGGTAGAAATCAACCGAACCGCTTAACCTGTTTTGCAAGGTAGAAAAATCTATTCCCAAATTGGTGATCGTCGTTTTTTCCCATTTCAGATTCTTCAAGGCAGGAGAAATAATATTCATCGAACTTTGAGTCTGCCCGAACGAGAAGTTCCCATATCCCGCGGAACTAATGATGTCGTAAGGTCCCCCGACTTCAGAATTGGGCGTGTTACCGGCAATTCCCCGGCTGATTCTAAAAGTAAAGCGATCGAACAAGTCCCTGTTCCAAAAATCTTCATGATGCAAGTTCCATAGCACCCCGACAGACCAGATCGGTTTGTAACGAATATCCGTACCGAACAAATTTGCCTGATCAACACGAATACTGGCATTCAGCCCGTATTTACTCTTGTAATCATAAGCCGCATTCGCGTATAAAGAAAAGAAACGCTTATCGTATTTCACGTACCCGGTCCCAAAACCGTTCGTGAAACTTTGCTGTGAACTCGTCTGGCTATTCGGGTCAACAATCGTTCCTCCCGTCACCCCGGCAATCATTTGCTGTTCGTTAAGACTTATATGCTGCTTGGTGTTTTCATTATAGCCATAAACGATACGATTGTCTATTTCATGAATATTCTTACGGATTTCCGTTCCCGCAAGCATCGTTATATTGTGTTCATCCCGGATACTCAAATCATACGAAACCTGATTCCGCACAATCCATTCGATCGTGTTACTCCATGTTTTATCTTGAATAGCACCAACAGGAACACGGGAAACCGATCCGGCAGTCAGCGGGGTTTGTTGTGCAATCAGATTTCTCACTTTAAACGATTCCGCTTTGTCCAACTTCTCGACTTTACCATACCCGTTCTGGTATTGAAACTGAGATTCGAACGTCAACCCGTCGTAAAGTTTTATATCCAACTTTCCTTGTATTCTGGCATTGAATACACTCTCTTTATTTTTCTGAAGATCAAGCTCATTCAACAACACATAGTCATAATGCATCATGTTCCGTTTATCCAACTCCTGACCTGTCCACGCAACGGCCTCATCGCTATAAAACATATGCATTTGCGAAGTCGGGTTCCCGTCAGCATCTTTCAATCGCTCGTAAGGAATCATACCCACCGCATCGGGAAGATACTTGTACTTTTTGTTCATATATGAAATATTGGCCCCCACGGACAACTTTAACCACGAAGTCAAGTTGAAATCATTCTTGGTATCAATGATCAAGCGATCCTCGTTCACCGTTTTTTGCTGGGGTTTTGTATTCCTGTAATTCACGGAGAGAAAATAAGCCGCTTTATCACTTCCGCCATATAAACTGATGTTATGCTGGTGAACCGTCTTCCAGCGATAAAGATAATCCTCGATCTGTTTCCTATTATCGGAATTCCGAAGTTTATCCAATTCTCTCTCAACCTCTGTCGCGGAGTATTCACCCGTTTCTCCCTTGTATAAAATTCTTTCCACGGGAGTAATTATCCCATACCTGCCCAACACGTTCGTACCGTAATTCGTTTTCACCGGGTCAAACACGCTCACGGCAAAGTCCACGTAATCCCTAGCCCGCATGTAATCGAGATAATCGAAATCCGGTAATCCCTGTAATTGCAAAGACCCCGTGTAGCTGATCCGTGTTTTCTCTTGCAATCTCCCCCGCTTTGTCGTTATAACAATCACTCCATTGGCTGCTCTTGCACCCCAAATGGACGAGGCTGTCGCATCTTTCAGCACACTGACATTCAACACGT
The window above is part of the Butyricimonas paravirosa genome. Proteins encoded here:
- a CDS encoding MIP/aquaporin family protein, whose translation is MSPFIAELLGTMVMILLGDGVVANVVLKKTKGFQAGWITITTAWALAVFTGVVIAGPYSGAHLNPAITIGFAIAEKFPWASVGPYIIAQMLGAALGAFLVWIIYYDHFKATEDAGAKLGVFCTAPEIRHNIVNFGCELIATFVLMFSVFYITGAELMSDVDSTTPIGLGSIGAIPVSFIVWVIGLSLGGVTGYAINPARDLGPRIMHAILPIPGKGNSGWDYAWIPIVGPLAGSLVAALLYISL
- the dusB gene encoding tRNA dihydrouridine synthase DusB, coding for MIVGGKDVGDRPLILAPMEEVTNPPFRKFCKRYGADWLYSEFVSADALVRSINKTVKKLTIEENERPVTIQIYGRFIDSMVEAAKIVEEVQPDFIDINFGCPVKRVAAKGAGAGMLRDVPLMVEMAKQIVQAVKIPVTAKTRLGWDCENIIIDDVAERLQDVGISALAIHGRTRSQMYKGEADWEPIARVKQNPRIKIPIIGNGDIDSPQKVKEAFERYGVDGVMIGRATIGKPWIFEQIKHYLSTGEILPELSVPAQIEIIKEQILLSMEWLDEVRGLFHMRRHMACMFKGLPHFRDLRIQMLQAPTIEELWGVFDQIAERYGSMDPEDLVEEDLNS
- a CDS encoding outer membrane beta-barrel protein, producing the protein MKSIIITLTLLCSFSFFSQAEKTNQADTIKNVHLQEKREKGEVWKTQVLSDPLHSRVYQRSQNPRFRGHWSGFNLGFADFSISNEQLDEAGDYLDLERKNSLVMQFNMFQYSMRLNKLNNIGLVTGLGLEYQRFRFANKNSIERGDGGQIYPMEVENVKKSSFKNLYLTVPLIFEWQFPAKKYQRAYVAAGVMGGLRLHTKTKVVYKNENGDTRRMKNSGNYSMNPVKADAVVRVGYYKLALWGSYTLTNMMEKNKAPEIHPYTIGFGVNF
- a CDS encoding TlpA family protein disulfide reductase, which produces MKKIVIFLFWIVVGMVTGCVSNDTTKVIITAENYPLDTVRIVWMAGGEFKGEKVPLKNGKGEVEISAPEYTLVSIINDDPAQRITYGDGIIPSPSINFFAEMGQRIRVQFDGERWPIARIDGGKVNEDYMRLWGKKGPLERKKWELMRVLYSSEDVDKEPLKQEISAIREACQQMEYEFIPLNPDSYVSLHLLPGVRTSLPFEKYEQLFLNLSERVRNTEMGKSTSEQIAMTKKSLPGQPAPDFSKVDKKGNTIRLSDLKGKYVLIDFWGTWCIPCRRSHPHLVELHEKYAPKGVYFINVAQENDMKFRDNWLKVIEEDKMTWTQILNNEGQEGCDVVRLFSVTTFPTKVLIDQEGRIVGRYLGDSKELDKELEMIFGE
- a CDS encoding RagB/SusD family nutrient uptake outer membrane protein, with protein sequence MRYNTIINKWSILTEQCHKTFICLVSVVVMFFSAGCDDFLDVAPSSSVSIPTFIEDYENMLYPFYLKYNANPILAVMGDDVYWSKSFYNSWSGNEQFRRAYLWSDEIYDQTMSNTHWNQQYGMIYTFNKIVDEVRNVPNEAMGNLLVIEAEARAYRALTYFNLVSVYAKPYALANESDPGIPVIQKNDVTETKRERTPVREVYNFIIRDLDSAIKYLPPHPTKASRYQAAGLNVIGLKAKVLYHMNEYGRALTELENFFELLATTTSRFNYSYALFNYQNATPTPYDPSGLPSVYDPVADVEDVMINEYMFDPTKGSLYTGSIAVLASNHLMSLFPADGDRRKELMLSKTGTDADEPDRVIKEGHYSNTGISMPDIYLMIAECYARSNRTTEALKYLNELRENRLTPATYTELSSSDSQVILRWVLEERIKEFVATGHRWLDMRRLWNDPVGSALIEKTRTFDGKTYTLTENRLTVRIPEYVMEFNPGWEQNP
- a CDS encoding SusC/RagA family TonB-linked outer membrane protein — translated: MKKKRLIKAGTSALAYQKLKKIMKLNVLFLFVFCFNLSASVFSQHMKVSLKLEKASMEEFFQVIQDKTGLSFLYNSKLFGNEEKITLDIVDKPLNEILTEVLEPKGFTYKYRDEVIVVKKIPIHAQQEKEKRSITGIVKDDTEAPLPGATVLIKGTLTGVVTDVNGNFSLSTEDVPNITIVISFVGMKTREIVVDGNKPLEIVLLPNTEELGQVVITGYYQLSQERSAGSFSVVKGEELSLKSDPSIIGRLNGLIPGFVVNPSGTDKYLLRGATSINSSREPLFVVDGMPMELNTLEATVNPEDVLNVSVLKDATASSIWGARAANGVIVITTKRGRLQEKTRISYTGSLQLQGLPDFDYLDYMRARDYVDFAVSVFDPVKTNYGTNVLGRYGIITPVERILYKGETGEYSATEVERELDKLRNSDNRKQIEDYLYRWKTVHQHNISLYGGSDKAAYFLSVNYRNTKPQQKTVNEDRLIIDTKNDFNLTSWLKLSVGANISYMNKKYKYLPDAVGMIPYERLKDADGNPTSQMHMFYSDEAVAWTGQELDKRNMMHYDYVLLNELDLQKNKESVFNARIQGKLDIKLYDGLTFESQFQYQNGYGKVEKLDKAESFKVRNLIAQQTPLTAGSVSRVPVGAIQDKTWSNTIEWIVRNQVSYDLSIRDEHNITMLAGTEIRKNIHEIDNRIVYGYNENTKQHISLNEQQMIAGVTGGTIVDPNSQTSSQQSFTNGFGTGYVKYDKRFFSLYANAAYDYKSKYGLNASIRVDQANLFGTDIRYKPIWSVGVLWNLHHEDFWNRDLFDRFTFRISRGIAGNTPNSEVGGPYDIISSAGYGNFSFGQTQSSMNIISPALKNLKWEKTTITNLGIDFSTLQNRLSGSVDFYRKNTNDLIGQQTIDPTGGFATISTNIGKMRNTGIEIMLSSINIAKNDFKWSSSFNFAYNRNKVVDIYVEPNITQYISTYQPVFIQGYEAYSIFSYKWAGLNEIGEPTVYDENGQATDKAISDINALVHSGTAQPPFTGSLSNTFSYKNLTLSIQIIYNLGHKMRDDVPGTNISGRLLYSQALNGDIWKNPIHKDMKHAWRKAGDDTNVPRWLPVGESRHVREYYPAADINIINASYIYINDITLSYNLPSSIVSPLKLKQCMLSVQVSNPYCWKANKEGVDPRFVGSMIGGQRTLKYGPEYMLKLNVHF